From the Halalkalicoccus sp. CGA53 genome, one window contains:
- a CDS encoding M14 family metallopeptidase, producing MRVEQLGSGVPEIAVVGGIHGDEPCGIRAIERILDASPSVERPVKFIVANELAAERGKRYLDIDLNRAFPGEQAANTHEGRLAYDLAEELEGCATLALHSTQSTGRAFAIADGVTPFAERVVPSLSVETLVTTGELVQGRLFTTARTIEVECGLQGSDRATETATRIVHEFLATMGVLHGDSVGGRGQIPVFELRSPIPKEGGEEYDVLAENFEPVGTGEPFASIDGRTVAAEVPFYPVLLSPYGYREIFGYAAEQVGVLGS from the coding sequence ATGAGAGTCGAACAGCTCGGGTCGGGCGTGCCCGAGATCGCCGTCGTCGGTGGTATCCACGGCGACGAGCCCTGTGGAATACGGGCGATCGAGCGGATACTCGACGCGTCGCCGTCGGTCGAGCGACCGGTGAAGTTCATCGTCGCGAACGAGCTCGCCGCCGAGCGTGGGAAGCGGTATCTCGACATCGACCTCAACCGCGCCTTTCCCGGCGAGCAGGCGGCGAACACCCACGAGGGGCGTCTCGCGTACGACCTGGCGGAGGAGCTAGAGGGCTGTGCGACGCTCGCGCTCCACTCCACGCAGTCGACCGGTCGGGCGTTCGCCATCGCCGACGGCGTGACGCCGTTCGCCGAGCGGGTCGTCCCGTCGCTGTCCGTCGAAACGCTCGTGACGACCGGTGAACTCGTCCAGGGGCGGCTGTTCACGACTGCGCGGACGATCGAGGTCGAGTGTGGACTGCAGGGGAGCGATCGGGCGACCGAGACCGCCACGCGGATCGTCCACGAGTTCCTCGCCACGATGGGTGTGTTACACGGGGACTCCGTGGGGGGGAGAGGCCAGATCCCGGTCTTCGAGCTCAGGAGTCCGATCCCGAAGGAGGGTGGCGAGGAGTACGACGTGCTCGCGGAGAACTTCGAGCCGGTCGGCACCGGCGAGCCGTTCGCCTCGATCGACGGCCGGACGGTCGCCGCCGAGGTCCCGTTCTACCCCGTCCTGCTCTCGCCGTACGGCTACCGGGAGATATTCGGCTACGCCGCGGAACAGGTCGGCGTCCTCGGGTCGTGA